Part of the Denticeps clupeoides chromosome 3, fDenClu1.1, whole genome shotgun sequence genome, CTCCTATCGCCTCCCGAAGTACTGTATAAAAACCTCTGCATAATAATATTTTAGTGttcaaacataataaaaaatatatcctTTGTTAaccctttaatttaattttgtgcTACATTCAGGTTGAATGAACTACGCTCAGCAGCCTGTCAGCGAGGATTGTGCCTCTTGGGGGCCGTGGATCTGTCTCTGTGTCGCTCGTCACCTTGACTGCCGCCATCCCCGGAGCCCATCTCATTCCCTGAAATGTAAAGGATCGCCACAGTAAATTGCAAACTGTctgtagaggaaaaaaaaaaaaacattcgacCTCCGGCACTCACCAGTGGTTCCCGCTGTCTTCGCCTTGTTTGCCATTTTCGTGAAGAACTTGAAGGTGAGACAAGCCCCGGTTTCTCGGTCGCAGATCCCACCGGCCTTGCAGCTGCACGTTTTCCTGCACTCTACGCCGTACGTCCCATACGTGCAGTCTGTGAAGGGGAGATGGAAGAGCTGTGTCACGCATTTAATGCTGGTGTTATTCATGGGAATCcaccaaaagaacaaaagaaactgTACTCTGGTAATAGAACAGCATATATTATCGGCAGATTAATGGGCccatttttgggggggggtaaAATGCTCACACGTGACACATAACTAAGCAACCCATATTTAGAATTGGATGCAATGAGGCAAAAAAATCGGCGGTGCttaatatttgattttttttatttctgcttctTTATTGTAAGGACGCGtctcgcgcgcgcgcgcctaCCTCTGCACACGCCGTACTCGTCCCCGTAGTCGTCCTCGTCCTTGTAGAAGTCGCAGAAGAGTCCCGGGCCGCACTTGGCGCCGTGCACGCCGGACACGGTGCGGTAGCAGTGCTCGCCCCTCGCCGCCGCGCACACCCGGCAGCAGCCGCAGTCGTCCAGCACGGTGCGGCCGCAGCGCCGCGTGGAGCCGCACAGCGCGGCGTCGCAGCGCTCCGGGCAGCTCACCGCGTACTTGGCGCCTGCGCCCCACGCCGCGTCCGCCTGCCGCGGCACCAGCGCGAGCAGCGCGGCGACGAGAAGGGCGCGcatggcggcggtggcggcggcggcggaggaggagacGTGATCCGGGCTGGTCCGCAGCGGGCGACTGGCTACGCGCGTCCGCTTTCGGCAACTTTGGTGTCGCGCATGGCGTGCCCCCCCTCGTCAGGGTTGTTGTCTGTTGGccagcacacacgcacacacacgcactcgcaCGCcgaccccaccccacctccGAGATGGGAGTGGAAGTTTAGGACGTTGACGTTTCGTGCGAAAGCAGCGGAGCGCCCGGCTGGCCCTTGACCTCGGGCTCCTGGCTCCCTGCGTGGCCCCTTGAAGCGACACCGTCCCCTTCACCATCGCCATGCCAAAGGTGACGGGGGTGAAGTGTTACAGCACAACAAGACACTCAACGTCGGCCACTCAACGCTTATAACAATAACGATCAtttaatagtgaaagtgaagtgattgtcacatgtgatacacagcagcacagcacacagtgcacacagtgaaatttgtcctctgcatttaacccatcacactgagtgagaagcgcccggggagcagtgtgtggggacggcgctttgctcagtggcacctcagtggtaccttggcagatcgggattcgaaccagcaaccttctgactacgggccaccactgcccctgataaCACTGATAACAACACTGTTGCTAATTATGGGAGACCTGAATCAGAATAAGTTATAAATATGTCTGTTTTATTTGCTGGCTAGGATGACCACCCACTAATTATCACCCATTGTCCAGTTTTCCACTCGCAGTTCCCCGGGAATGACCGCTCTGGTTTTGCGGGGATGAAACGACCGGCGATCAGGTCGCACGCGGCGTCGACCGGGAAAATGACAAGGAGCCTCAGGGAGTCACCGTGCGACTCTGTTAATTCTGAGATCTGGTTGATTTAAAGCGCCATCAGTGCTGGGCTTGAAAACTGGGCGTCGTTCGCCACCGAACTGTCACCGCAGCGTGTCTTGGCGTAGGACGGGCCACTTCCCGCTAGGGGGCGcacaaaacaaataaaccaaTAGACCATTCATTAGTgatgatgccttttttttttttttttaataaatacatttctatcGTGTTGATTAATCAAATTTTCAGGCCTTATATGTGCCAGTGGGAAACAGACATTCTGAAACTGCGCGAGAGCTTTAAACAAAATCGTGGAACATGCAAAAGGGTCAAAAGTACCAGATGTTAATATGGTCactaatataaaaatatagcaCAAATGGAACATACAAACTTCTTGTAAATTTTTCAAAGAATCTATAGGAATATCCATGCATTTTCGACATGTTgtcttttgttattttgccattattaaaaattatgCAAAACGACAAATGGTTCAGTACTgaaacattatatattatatatattaaatatgaacattatATAATAGTAACGTTTAACTGGTCAGGTGTGACAGGCACCCAATTCGGAACTCGGGGACTCAGCGATCCACGTGACGTCTGGAGCGTAGGAACGCGCAAGGATTTCTGGGCTTCATAGACGCACAGTGTCTAGATTCCGCCCCCGTTTCCGTGGGCGGTCTGCGCGCTCCTTAAACCCAATGTCTATGCCCGAGTCTTTCATGGCAACAGTCCCGCCGCTAACCAGCTAGCTAGCGGGCTCCTTTCTCCCCTTTCCATTCGGAAAGCGCCACTTTGCCGGCGATATTCATTCGGAGACGGCGCACGAACCTAAAACGGCGTGCCAGTCCGAGCACGCCGCCCGCGGGGAGGTGTTTTCCAGCCATGACAGCTCGCCGGAGCCGCTCTGCTCTCTCCGCCTGTCGGAATTAAAGGCGCTTTGCGGCGGGGCAGTGGCAGCGCTAGCTTCGTAGCCGTGTGGCTAGCGGGGGGGTGGAGAAGCGGCGTGAGGCGGGCTGTGAATGACAGCCACAGGGCGGAGAGGTAAGACCGATTCaccctttgaaaaaaaaatacaattgaaaACCAGGGATTAGTAATAAATAGCGACGTTGGAGCTCCGGTAAGGTGCGGGACCATTTCTGCACGCCCGCTTACACGAGACATGATTTGACATTCGGGCGCTGTGTTGAAATAGCTGTAATGTTAGCTGGGTGTGCTGACAGTCTAGCCTGCAGTATTGCCGCCTGGATGCTGTAATATTGCTGGATTTTCAGGCACAAGGTTAACACTAAATACGAAAAAATAATACTCGgataaataataatgtcattgtaACTGCATTTGTAATTGATAATACAACAGTCAGTCGtgtaataaaaaacaacaagaacaacaacagaATTTTACCTAGATGTGTGTAGACATTGCAGATCCACTGATTGCAGATGCAGTGTTTATGGGATAATACCATAAATAGTTCACGACTAATGCCAGTCTGTACATGCATGTTGTTCTTAGTAAGAGCTGGCTTCAGTGGAAGAAAGCAGGTTAGGATATCCAGCATTCTGGGTGGTGAAGGAACAGGCCCTGGTCGCCGTCCAGACCTCTTTTTGAACCTGCACTTGTCAGTGTGTCGCCACCTTACTCTTTGGATGGTCGGTGTATGGGCTGTGGCGGTGCCAGTATGAAACTGGACTCGGCATTCTGCCGGGGCAAAGTTGATTCAGCTGCCAAGCATTTGCTACAAGGTGTTAAATCTGTGTGGCTCGTTGTTATTGCACTGTGTTGTCTTTGGTGTTGCTTACAGAGTTTAAATAGAAAAGAAGTCAGGATTTCCCAGTTAGAAATGCACCTGTCATTCTTTTGAGaagtcttgtttttgttttttgtttttttgcagtggaAATAATCAggttaaatataaattaattatgtttatttataattaatgtCTAAATTAATTGTTGATTGATAGAAATAGGCAAAGCTGAACTAATGGGCTGCTGTGTAATATAATATCAACTTCCCCAATCTTTCTTTACCTGtaagtaatatgtaataaagCGTTTTGCAGAGTTAAtaatcaagtcaagtcaagtcagctttattgtcaattctgccacatgtacaggacatgcagagaattgaaattacgttactctctgacccatacaagtaacattaaatacaaaaacagtaacagtaacattgaatacaaagtataaatacaattaaaaaaaaaaaaaacacaatatacaattttaaaaacaccatatacaaataagggcacatggtggagagtgcaaaaccaggagagtgcaaaaccaatagTGATGTAAGTGACAAGTAATGTAATGTTATTATAGCTGGGGAAGCAGCTGATGATGATCTTAGTATCAAGATGATAAGTCTAGATGTGGGTTGGGATCAGAATCCCATGAAACAGTAAATTATGATTTAACTATACTAACAATTCTGTTATTGCAGGATAGTTTTGTCTGATGCAATTATGTATaactgaagaagaagaattgtTAAGTAAattgtaatacatgtaataaattgtattacatttttctAATAGTCTTCAGTTCCTCCTGCTAAAATACCAGTTACGATGTTTCATCAACAttgaggcagaggtggcctagcggctaaggaagtcgACTTGTAACAAAGGGTTGCAgggtcaaatcctgaactgccaaggtgttATTGAGGTCCCCATGTGTAAAGTACCATCCtcacatactgctccctgggacCTTTTCGTGGCCGCCCACTGCCAGGGTTcatacggtcattaaaaacctgggaAAGTCATGCAATTTAAAAAGATAaatttccaggccttgaaaagctttggaatacaaaataaacatataaagttatggaaCAGTCATTGAAATTAGATTGACACATGAATTTATAACAAAGTACATAGGTCCTGTAAGACTGCACTAGaaactgtgcttgctgtgtatcacaatgacaaaagcaatcactttcacattatcAATCCCACCTCAATGCTAAAATAGGCCATTATTTGTAAAGCAATTGACAATAACTTTataacaacaaaacaacctCAATTCAGGCCTAtatgaaaacagacacacacacattttacatttacagcatttatcagacgcccttatccagagcgacttacaatcagcagtcttgctcagggacgcaatggtattaagtgggatttgggtcttttggttcataggcgagtgtgttacccactaggctactaccaccccagtttacacacacacacacacacacacacatacaggtatAACAGAAAGCCATTTGACCATACCAATGTCTTCTGAAGGGGCAATATGGCAAACACAGACTTAGTCAGGGACGTCACCGAGCAgtggccccgtgatcagaaggttgccggttcgaatcccaaaccgccaaggtacactgctcccctgtcacctgtcatggctgcccactggtcaccaaggatgatgggttaagagcagcagtgtatcacaatgacaatcatttcactacTATTAAAGaaaacctgatggtcactctgtcagagctacataaaaacaacagaggtcctctgtggacagaggagaatctcctgcagcaatccaccaatataggcctgtatggtagaatGGCCAGATGGAAGGcttccctacagtgaagcatggtggtgtcatgtttttcatgtttttcagctgcaggaactgggagactagtcaggatagaggcaTAGAGGTGACATCTTGGATggaaacctgctccagagtgctcttgaactcagactggggcgacagTTTATCTTTCAGTTGGATGACggccctaagcacacagccaagatgcCTTCAGGACagctctgtgaatgtccttgttGCGTGTgtaattctgaggggaaaaatttatttaatcagttttggaataaggctgtaacataacaaaatgtggaaaaagtgatgtgctgtgaatactttccaaaGTTTGCAGCATGTGCGCTTTCAAATGTACAAGAATATCTGGACCATGGACATAGGCGGGCCGTGCCCTTcacaatctctgattggtttagaatatgaTTTGTTTCTAATATGTTTCTGTTGCTTGAACCACAGGGAGTTTATGGAGGCATTTTTCGCAGAAGGGCTAGTCGCAGGAGCGACCTCGCACAGTTGAGAAATTAGGTCGCATGTGGTCGCAAATTGGTTGCACTCTAGAACCTTGTTTTCGGCCACTCCAAATCCAGATTTTTCGATAGTTAAAGTCAGGTATTCCTAATCCACCCTGTCAAAATCCTTCTCAACATTGAGTGAAAGAATAATTTCTGCTTGCTGAGTAGAGGTGGTGGAATAAACCCAGTCTTTCATTGGGGTGTATTATATTAGAAATGAACCTTTCAAGGTGTTGAGACATTTTGTTTAGTATTTTTACTGACTAAGGCCGGGTCTAGTATACAGTTAAAATCACCCACACATATTCATGAAGGTAATTCTTATATATGACATAAAGTTTGCGAAGAAACAGGATGATTCCAGTTATGGCCATAAAGATGATTCAAAATTACTTGGTGGTTAAACAGTGTCCCAGACGCTATAACAATCCAACCATTCTCATAATGTGACACAAAATGAATGGAGTTTGAAGTGTTATTCTGGGTCCACATCATTATCTGCTAATGTTATTAGACATGTAAGCAACGCTTCACTGAAATTGTCAATCAAAGATGACCATGAGATTTTACTTGAAGGACTGACATTTAACCAAAGGACAAAGAccaaaagagaagaagaaaaaaaagaaaaagaatgaaaacttAGGTCCTGGTTCCACCCAAAACATTAGATCTATAACTAGTTGGGGAATGTCGATTGTTGATGAAAGTGATAAGAAAGACTGGGCACAGATGCCTCACATTGGTTATTGTACATCTCTGTGCCAGCATGAGGTAGTTTACATTTTCTTGGGCTTTGGTTGGAGTTGAGAAGAGTTGCTCGTGTCCTTTCTAGGTGACTTTCAGGCGTGCTGGATACAGGATACCGAAACATACTCCCTCGACCTCCAGTTGTTTTTTGATGCCATTATATTCTGCCGTAGCTTTGACCATTCAAGAAGTGTAATCAGGGAAGACCGAGAGTCATTGCAGCCACTAAGATTGTGGCGTTTTTCCCTAGCAAGACACAAAGATGTTGATTAATTCATGGTGGTAGTGTAGATGGTCGATGACGACCCACATCTGCTCTCCAGGTAGAGTAGGGGGTTTTAATAATATAGGTGCCCTGTTCAACATCAGCTCATCTTCTAAGCCTAGTGCTTTTTTCAACAGCTGGTATTCGTCTGGATTTGATGATCCTCCTAGAACGTTACCTGTACGTTATACTGTAATAATTCCATCTTATTTTTCTCTGAAGGGTTACTACATCATCTATATATGTCGATAAGcctctttttttatatcatcGTCCCATTCAGCATTGTATTGTGATGCCATAGCAGTGGAGATCACAATCTCAAATCTGCTCTCACTGACTTGACCTCTGTTATTATAGTCGACATTTCACGCTatgccattttaagatctttttTCATCATTTCCTCTATCATTACGAATGAAGCGCAGCTCTTGCCTGAAGGTGTCTTGAAGTTGGATCGGCAGTTGCGGTTTCTTTTTCCTGCGGCCCTGCCAAAGTTGTTTGGGTCATGCTTTGAGTCTTCATGAACTTCTTAGCCATTTCTTTTCGTCAGGATTAAAGAGAAGTCTTTATCTACACAACCAActgaaaaaaatctctctctctctctcagtttaCTAGTTCAGTTTCAGTTATATTCTGATAAAACTCCTTTTGCCCAGAAAACATGTCTGTTTACACCATCCCACAACAATTAAATTAGAGTTATAGAGAGCTTTGCAgcacagatttacatttacatttacagcatttatcagacgcccttatccagagcgacttacaatcagtagttacagggacagtcccccctggagcaatttagggttaagtgtcttgctcagggacacaatggtagtaagtgggattcgaacccgggtcttctggttcataggcgagtgtgttacccactaggctacggtCAACCCGATCTTTGGGTTGACCGTAAATAATTACTATATTAATCTGTTGATATCTCAAGTCACCTTTTCATGCTGTATGGGATTTCACTTCAGAAAATGACTTATGGCTTCACTTTATATGTGCTTCTTGGTAGTGCATGATTATACTTAGCAACATGTAAGCTTATCCTCACCTACATTTGCATTGACAAATTGTAAATAACCAAGCTGCCTTGACAGCTTTGGATGTTTGAACAGAAAACCATGTGTTGAAGCTGACATTTGAACTTTTAGACACTACTTGCGTCCTTCAATATGTTACATCAGCGACCATTCCAAACAGTTTTGTCTGGGCATCTTGAGTTACATCCCTTGGTTTGGATCCCTTTGTGTCCCGTTATAGTGATGTAGTAGCCCTTGAGGTGCTTCCTGTTATTTTTACTTGTAGGAAACCATATAGGCCTGGCTGCTGGTATAAATTAATCGGGATCTGTGTTGAGCTCTTGGCAGCTGGAGGTGTTTGCATAATTCTGTGGCTCATGTAAAGAATGTTCACTTCTGCTTGGTCACGCCCTCCTCAAACCCCGCCCGATTGTGTCTGGACTGCTGCGCTCACAAGGAAGGGCTCTGGTTGACATTCACACTGCTTTTTTTTAGTCTCAGTCAGGGCTGTCCTATGTACTGTGAAGCCTTTCATCATCACCCCAGTGTACCCCAGGAAACAATAAAATCTGGAAAGGAAAATGACCTATAGTTGTTATCTGCAGGGAAAATCAGAAAAGGAATATTACAATTTTTCCAGGACTGTGCGATATGTTTCACCATCACATTGGTGTCTTCTTTCCACAGCCTGTGTCAGCAGTTAAATTTAATCTCTGGGCTGCAAAAGCAATTTTTAGCACAATGCTAGCGACTCGGCTCATTAGCAGGATCCAACCAGTGGTGCTATTTTAgaccaaatacatttttcaagtATTTTTTAATTCCTGCCGGAGATGTATCTAGAATCTGCATCGTTTTGGATGTTTTGGACTGAGGAGACAGAACTGAGTATTAGGGGGTTGGAAAAGCTGGCCTGTGTATACAGAAATGTGCTTGGAGATGTGGGTAGGTGTACAGCATTTCTGTGCCTGTCACCTGATATTTGTAGGCGTGTGTGGCAAGCGATGGACGGGCATGTGACCATGTGTCTGATGTTAGAGCTCCAGTCTCTTGAGGGCTGGACTGTGGCGGGTGACAGGTGCTGGACAGCCTTGACATGACCCTGCCTCGGAAAGTGTCGCGAAATTATGCCACTGCAAGACAAGTTATTTTGCTTGCTTATCAGATTTAGTATACACtttccaaaaatatataatgtgatACTGTGTAGTAGTAACATaaatgtgtgtaatataatatgTGTAATTTAATAAGTACAGGAAGGAATTGATtattttcaacattctgtgACATATCAGTTTATATAGCCAGTATTGTTATCCATAACAGTTGGCATCAGTACTGATGCCAGTCATGTAGTGAGCTGTATCGAAAAGAAGTTAAGCaatgaactaattaaaactGGTTCCACCTGCTTTCCTCTCTGCTCCTCCTTCAGCCGCCATGACCACAAAGCGGTGGCATGAATGGCCCAGTTACAGTTTAATCACTTTGACACATAATGCACTAGATTAGATTTAGTTAACACTGCTGATTAACACGTCACAATGCCTGAATGTACAAGGCCTGCTGACCCAATTTGTTCCCCACCCTTGATACAGGCAATGTGGCACCCttctattaattaaaaatggCCTTGAGGGAAATAAGCAAATCATAgtcttttctttccctcttgGGTGGAAAATCAAGTGCTTCTGTGGCTGATTCATTCCTGCGTGGCTATCGCACAGGAAATTCTCCACACAGCAGGAAAAAGCATATGATAGTGAGTCGATTTGCATAAGGATTACGTTATGATGAAGGTTCGAAAGTAAGTCTGTACATACGGGTAATGCTTTTGTGCAGGGGTTTCACAACCAAATTTCAACTTTTAAGCGGATTTGACATGCAGTTGCTATCTTGGGTAGAACAGTAGAAAATCATAGTTTTTAACATTCTTTGCTGTGCAAGAGTGTTAAGAATGAATACACTAAAACAAATTCCTCATATGTGTAAACATATCTGGCAATAAATCTGATTCTGAACTTAATATGTGTTATGTGGGAAAATATTCCACTTacaatgtttatatatttatatatattgagTATATAAGtatattaattaatgtatttatgtattattttataatgtggACACCCACAATcccatttataatttataattcattctgcacatgtatgtagtacttgtcgtgcctTACTACTGGGTTGTTCAATGTACACAAAatccatacaagcagtttgaaaacttgccatgtgatgcacgggaaaCAGACAACTAGTCTCACACATTAAAATTATCGTCctcaataaaattctgtgaactgtgaataagcattcagacaaaactattgcaccaaatatgtcaatgtataatgggtgtcaacactttaataaaataatgtttatataataccaatatatgcaacttaACCAAGATgatgtgatgcatgggacaacaatgtcactggtctcaAAGCTGCTCTTTTaactgttaagtttaacatatgatagccagtactacGAGTTAAAATGGTGCGTTGAATAGGAATTTACtgaagttatttaaaaaattacaatgtGAGAGGGAACAgtgtttcagattttttaaatacattgaaattaaatgatgtttcaTATCTCCAGAGAACCACccatttaatgaattaaaaaatccATCTGGCAATGGTGATGATTACATTGACAGTTTAGCAGTTGAGTTGTCATATTacctattctttttttttatttttattttttaatggacTAGTATGTAGTCAAGGGAATCTGCAATGTGATGCtattctctttttctccctgtctctcctGCAGCTGTTGCCCACAGTGTCTGTGGATAATGATCAGATATGGTGCCTTCCCAGACCCATGTGATGTTGAAATGGCAGGAGCACCTGAACAGTGCCTGGGCCTCCGAGGACAGCGTGCAGACCACCACCCGCCACGGCGCAGCCTGCCTCTACAACAAGCTTCTGCAGAACAAGGAGGTGGTGGGCCTGGCCCAGCCAGTGCAGGACCTGATTGGCCCCCGGCTGCCAGACTTCCAGTATGAGAGCAACGCCGATGAGGAGCGGGAGGAGTACCTGTTGGCCCTGCTGCACAGCCAGCGCTGTCTGGCCCAGCGCATGCTGGCCCGCACCCCCTACGCCCTGGCCCTCCATCACAGATTAGTGGTGCTGCAGCGTGTCTTCTACGCCATCCACAGTAAATACCACGATCGCTTCCggactcctcctcctgtccctcAACATGCACCTGGAGGGGAAGGTGGAGCCCTGGAGCCCTCCTTCGGGTTAGGGGCTGGGGTGGTGGGTCTGGAGCATTGGTTGCCTGGCGGTGGAGCTTCTCGTTCTAAGTCGGGCACCGACGTGCTGATTGAGATGGGGGTGCGGACTGGTCTGAGCCTCCTCTTTGCTCTACTGCAGCAGAACTGGCAGCAGGGGCGGCAGTTGGAAGCAGTGGGCGCACGTTTGGACGTGGGTGCAGCACTTTGCAATGACGTGCTGGCTACAGCCTGCTCTGTTCTGGCCTCCTTACCCCCCCTCTCCTTGGCCAACGAAAACAAGATCCCCAGTGTGGGGCTGGACTGCCTGGCGCAGGTGGCCGACTTCCTAAAGAAGACTGCCGTGAGTGGCTCCGGGGCCGACCTGGTGGGCAGGCGCTTGGCTCTGGAGCTGCTGCTAGGGCTGGCCGTACAGAGGGGTGCCCTGCGCTTCCTGCTGGAGTGGGTGGAGGTAGCGCTGGCTGCCTCTTCTTCGTCATCTTCAGGCTCAGATGGGGCAAGC contains:
- the esm1 gene encoding endothelial cell-specific molecule 1; translation: MRALLVAALLALVPRQADAAWGAGAKYAVSCPERCDAALCGSTRRCGRTVLDDCGCCRVCAAARGEHCYRTVSGVHGAKCGPGLFCDFYKDEDDYGDEYGVCRDCTYGTYGVECRKTCSCKAGGICDRETGACLTFKFFTKMANKAKTAGTTGNEMGSGDGGSQGDERHRDRSTAPKRHNPR